From the Kogia breviceps isolate mKogBre1 chromosome 15, mKogBre1 haplotype 1, whole genome shotgun sequence genome, one window contains:
- the CABYR gene encoding calcium-binding tyrosine phosphorylation-regulated protein isoform X4 — protein sequence MAQEKKPECVKEPERTSTVSQEPKRVEKSTDTEEDNITALQFSNKTTQFPSVHAELLSEPEVAQAPSKPTAPENATLPSSPSPAAVSPKLAYVPADPAQFAAQILGNVSSVHSDHSEILMVDVATSTPVFPEEMLSSEAAEDDVVVTPVHSGEAAAVQLLSETSVHVDSGSNPKDHKAEPPMASSLPLQDEQEPPAYDQAPQVPLQAAAEVTSTTHIASIYKDGPAIEGVTNVEQILEQTVIPFSDHVACLKGNEQSPPLSPILVVGKIASDVSEKSVGSANFVQLESAKSDSLVYEEADASATTVSSEISVHLEVDIFALAPGSAGQEDSWENRASQGPEVKPTLSGEAAKVVRSGASVRSSSGPQPPVPEGLNETEIEPEWEAAPKQGLTEPAIAASEAGQPPPYSNMWTLYCLTDMSQQSRPPPPPAPGPFPQATLYLPNSKDPQFLQHPPKVISPTYVMMDNSKKSSAPPFILVGANVQAAQHWKPVPGHAVPQSDALKRHTAVQVPIAVPADQKFQKHTPNPQNANPPTSGQDVPRPQSPVSVAFPVEDVAKKGSGFGDKRTPFGSYGIAGEVTVTIANVRTAETLAGKFSSHDTWALTHLSFQAG from the exons ATGGCACAAGAGAAGAAACCAGAATGTGTGAAAGAACCAGAAAGAACATCTACAGTTTCCCAAGAACCTAAACGGGTGGAAAAATCTACGGACACAGAGGAGGACAACATAACTGCACTGCAGTTTAGCAACAAAACCACGCAGTTCCCGTCAGTTCACGCTGAGCTGCTCTCAGAGCCTGAAGTAGCTCAGGCTCCTTCGAAACCGACCGCCCCTGAGAATGCCACCCTGCCCTCATCGCCATCGCCAGCAGCTGTCTCACCCAAGCTGGCCTATGTCCCTGCTGACCCAGCTCAGTTTGCTGCTCAGATATTAGGTAATGTTTCCTCAGTTCATTCGGATCACTCTGAAATTTTAATGGTGGATGTGGCAACAAGTACGCCCGTTTTTCCCGAGGAGATGCTGAGCTCAGAGGCTGCTGAAGATGATGTGGTGGTCACTCCTGTGCATTCTGGAGAGGCGGCAGCAGTGCAGCTTCTGAGTGAGACATCTGTCCATGTAGATTCGGGTTCTAACCCTAAAGACCATAAGGCTGAACCACCAATGGCTTCCTCACTCCCCTTGCAGGATGAACAAGAACCTCCTGCCTATGATCAAGCTCCTCAGGTCCCTTTGCAGGCTGCTGCTGAGGTGACATCCACCACGCACATAGCATCTATCTATAAAGATGGGCCTGCGATCGAAGGAGTTACTAATGTTGAGCAAATACTGGAACAAACAGTTATCCCCTTTTCTGATCATGTTGCTTGTCTTAAAGGAAATGAGCAGTCACCACCTCTTAGTCCCATACTTGTAGTAGGCAAGATAGCCTCAGACGTGTCTGAAAAATCTGTGGGTTCTGCAAACTTTGTGCAGTTGGAGAGTGCAAAATCTGACTCCTTAGTATATGAGGAGGCAGACGCCTCTGCCACAACAGTGAGCTCTGAAATATCTGTGCACCTTGAAGTGGACATCTTTGCGCTGGCCCCTGGCAGTGCTGGGCAGGAGGACTCATGGGAAAACCGTGCGTCCCAGGGGCCGGAGGTCAAACCCACGCTCTCAGGGGAAGCTGCAAAAGTAGTGCGCTCAGGTGCGTCCGTAAGATCATCTAGTGGGCCCCAACCTCCTGTTCCAGAAGGtcttaatgaaacagaaatcGAACCAGAATGGGAAGCAGCACCTAAACAAGGTTTGACGGAGCCAG caatAGCAGCAAGCGAAGCAGGACAACCACCACCATATTCTAACATGTGGACCCTTTATTGTCTAACTGATATGAGTCAACAAAGtcgcccaccaccaccacctgcacCTGGGCCTTTCCCCCAAGCAACCCTCTATTTACCTAATTCTAAGGATCCACAGTTTCTGCAGCATCCACCAAAAGTTATTTCTCCAACTTATGTGATGATGGACAACAGCAAGAAGAGCAGTGCCCCGCCTTTTATTTTAGTGGGCGCAAATGTTCAGGCAGCACAGCATTGGAAGCCTGTTCCTGGACATGCTGTTCCCCAGTCAGATGCCTTGAAGAGACACACTGCAGTGCAAGTACCCATTGCTGTTCCTGCAGATCAGAAATTCCAGAAACACACCCCCAATCCCCAGAATGCTAATCCTCCTACAAGTGGACAAGATGTCCCCAGACCACAAAGTCCAGTTTCTGTTGCTTTCCCGGTAGAAGATGTAGCCAAAAAAGGTTCAGGATTTGGTGACAAACGTACTCCCTTTGGAAGTTACGGTATTGCTGGAGAAGTAACTGTGACTATTGCCAATGTTCGCACAGCAGAAACTCTGGCAGGTAAATTCTCTTCCCATGATACGTGGGCCTTAACACACTTGAGTTTTCAAGCAGGTTGA
- the CABYR gene encoding calcium-binding tyrosine phosphorylation-regulated protein isoform X1, with the protein MISAKPRLVVPYGLKTLLEGVSRAVLKTNPPNITQFAAVYFKELAVFREGNNSLDIKDLVKQFHQIKVEQWSEGMAQEKKPECVKEPERTSTVSQEPKRVEKSTDTEEDNITALQFSNKTTQFPSVHAELLSEPEVAQAPSKPTAPENATLPSSPSPAAVSPKLAYVPADPAQFAAQILGNVSSVHSDHSEILMVDVATSTPVFPEEMLSSEAAEDDVVVTPVHSGEAAAVQLLSETSVHVDSGSNPKDHKAEPPMASSLPLQDEQEPPAYDQAPQVPLQAAAEVTSTTHIASIYKDGPAIEGVTNVEQILEQTVIPFSDHVACLKGNEQSPPLSPILVVGKIASDVSEKSVGSANFVQLESAKSDSLVYEEADASATTVSSEISVHLEVDIFALAPGSAGQEDSWENRASQGPEVKPTLSGEAAKVVRSGASVRSSSGPQPPVPEGLNETEIEPEWEAAPKQGLTEPAIAASEAGQPPPYSNMWTLYCLTDMSQQSRPPPPPAPGPFPQATLYLPNSKDPQFLQHPPKVISPTYVMMDNSKKSSAPPFILVGANVQAAQHWKPVPGHAVPQSDALKRHTAVQVPIAVPADQKFQKHTPNPQNANPPTSGQDVPRPQSPVSVAFPVEDVAKKGSGFGDKRTPFGSYGIAGEVTVTIANVRTAETLAGKFSSHDTWALTHLSFQAG; encoded by the exons TGGAGCAATGGTCAGAGGGAATGGCACAAGAGAAGAAACCAGAATGTGTGAAAGAACCAGAAAGAACATCTACAGTTTCCCAAGAACCTAAACGGGTGGAAAAATCTACGGACACAGAGGAGGACAACATAACTGCACTGCAGTTTAGCAACAAAACCACGCAGTTCCCGTCAGTTCACGCTGAGCTGCTCTCAGAGCCTGAAGTAGCTCAGGCTCCTTCGAAACCGACCGCCCCTGAGAATGCCACCCTGCCCTCATCGCCATCGCCAGCAGCTGTCTCACCCAAGCTGGCCTATGTCCCTGCTGACCCAGCTCAGTTTGCTGCTCAGATATTAGGTAATGTTTCCTCAGTTCATTCGGATCACTCTGAAATTTTAATGGTGGATGTGGCAACAAGTACGCCCGTTTTTCCCGAGGAGATGCTGAGCTCAGAGGCTGCTGAAGATGATGTGGTGGTCACTCCTGTGCATTCTGGAGAGGCGGCAGCAGTGCAGCTTCTGAGTGAGACATCTGTCCATGTAGATTCGGGTTCTAACCCTAAAGACCATAAGGCTGAACCACCAATGGCTTCCTCACTCCCCTTGCAGGATGAACAAGAACCTCCTGCCTATGATCAAGCTCCTCAGGTCCCTTTGCAGGCTGCTGCTGAGGTGACATCCACCACGCACATAGCATCTATCTATAAAGATGGGCCTGCGATCGAAGGAGTTACTAATGTTGAGCAAATACTGGAACAAACAGTTATCCCCTTTTCTGATCATGTTGCTTGTCTTAAAGGAAATGAGCAGTCACCACCTCTTAGTCCCATACTTGTAGTAGGCAAGATAGCCTCAGACGTGTCTGAAAAATCTGTGGGTTCTGCAAACTTTGTGCAGTTGGAGAGTGCAAAATCTGACTCCTTAGTATATGAGGAGGCAGACGCCTCTGCCACAACAGTGAGCTCTGAAATATCTGTGCACCTTGAAGTGGACATCTTTGCGCTGGCCCCTGGCAGTGCTGGGCAGGAGGACTCATGGGAAAACCGTGCGTCCCAGGGGCCGGAGGTCAAACCCACGCTCTCAGGGGAAGCTGCAAAAGTAGTGCGCTCAGGTGCGTCCGTAAGATCATCTAGTGGGCCCCAACCTCCTGTTCCAGAAGGtcttaatgaaacagaaatcGAACCAGAATGGGAAGCAGCACCTAAACAAGGTTTGACGGAGCCAG caatAGCAGCAAGCGAAGCAGGACAACCACCACCATATTCTAACATGTGGACCCTTTATTGTCTAACTGATATGAGTCAACAAAGtcgcccaccaccaccacctgcacCTGGGCCTTTCCCCCAAGCAACCCTCTATTTACCTAATTCTAAGGATCCACAGTTTCTGCAGCATCCACCAAAAGTTATTTCTCCAACTTATGTGATGATGGACAACAGCAAGAAGAGCAGTGCCCCGCCTTTTATTTTAGTGGGCGCAAATGTTCAGGCAGCACAGCATTGGAAGCCTGTTCCTGGACATGCTGTTCCCCAGTCAGATGCCTTGAAGAGACACACTGCAGTGCAAGTACCCATTGCTGTTCCTGCAGATCAGAAATTCCAGAAACACACCCCCAATCCCCAGAATGCTAATCCTCCTACAAGTGGACAAGATGTCCCCAGACCACAAAGTCCAGTTTCTGTTGCTTTCCCGGTAGAAGATGTAGCCAAAAAAGGTTCAGGATTTGGTGACAAACGTACTCCCTTTGGAAGTTACGGTATTGCTGGAGAAGTAACTGTGACTATTGCCAATGTTCGCACAGCAGAAACTCTGGCAGGTAAATTCTCTTCCCATGATACGTGGGCCTTAACACACTTGAGTTTTCAAGCAGGTTGA
- the CABYR gene encoding calcium-binding tyrosine phosphorylation-regulated protein isoform X2 → MISAKPRLVVPYGLKTLLEGVSRAVLKTNPPNITQFAAVYFKELAVFREGNNSLDIKDLVKQFHQIKVEQWSEGMAQEKKPECVKEPERTSTVSQEPKRVEKSTDTEEDNITALQFSNKTTQFPSVHAELLSEPEVAQAPSKPTAPENATLPSSPSPAAVSPKLAYVPADPAQFAAQILGNVSSVHSDHSEILMVDVATSTPVFPEEMLSSEAAEDDVVVTPVHSGEAAAVQLLSETSVHVDSGSNPKDHKAEPPMASSLPLQDEQEPPAYDQAPQVPLQAAAEVTSTTHIASIYKDGPAIEGVTNVEQILEQTVIPFSDHVACLKGNEQSPPLSPILVVGKIASDVSEKSVGSANFVQLESAKSDSLVYEEADASATTVSSEISVHLEVDIFALAPGSAGQEDSWENRASQGPEVKPTLSGEAAKVVRSGASVRSSSGPQPPVPEGLNETEIEPEWEAAPKQGLTEPAIAASEAGQPPPYSNMWTLYCLTDMSQQSRPPPPPAPGPFPQATLYLPNSKDPQFLQHPPKVISPTYVMMDNSKKSSAPPFILVGANVQAAQHWKPVPGHAVPQSDALKRHTAVQVPIAVPADQKFQKHTPNPQNANPPTSGQDVPRPQSPVSVAFPVEDVAKKGSGFGDKRTPFGSYGIAGEVTVTIANVRTAETLAGAKDDTV, encoded by the exons TGGAGCAATGGTCAGAGGGAATGGCACAAGAGAAGAAACCAGAATGTGTGAAAGAACCAGAAAGAACATCTACAGTTTCCCAAGAACCTAAACGGGTGGAAAAATCTACGGACACAGAGGAGGACAACATAACTGCACTGCAGTTTAGCAACAAAACCACGCAGTTCCCGTCAGTTCACGCTGAGCTGCTCTCAGAGCCTGAAGTAGCTCAGGCTCCTTCGAAACCGACCGCCCCTGAGAATGCCACCCTGCCCTCATCGCCATCGCCAGCAGCTGTCTCACCCAAGCTGGCCTATGTCCCTGCTGACCCAGCTCAGTTTGCTGCTCAGATATTAGGTAATGTTTCCTCAGTTCATTCGGATCACTCTGAAATTTTAATGGTGGATGTGGCAACAAGTACGCCCGTTTTTCCCGAGGAGATGCTGAGCTCAGAGGCTGCTGAAGATGATGTGGTGGTCACTCCTGTGCATTCTGGAGAGGCGGCAGCAGTGCAGCTTCTGAGTGAGACATCTGTCCATGTAGATTCGGGTTCTAACCCTAAAGACCATAAGGCTGAACCACCAATGGCTTCCTCACTCCCCTTGCAGGATGAACAAGAACCTCCTGCCTATGATCAAGCTCCTCAGGTCCCTTTGCAGGCTGCTGCTGAGGTGACATCCACCACGCACATAGCATCTATCTATAAAGATGGGCCTGCGATCGAAGGAGTTACTAATGTTGAGCAAATACTGGAACAAACAGTTATCCCCTTTTCTGATCATGTTGCTTGTCTTAAAGGAAATGAGCAGTCACCACCTCTTAGTCCCATACTTGTAGTAGGCAAGATAGCCTCAGACGTGTCTGAAAAATCTGTGGGTTCTGCAAACTTTGTGCAGTTGGAGAGTGCAAAATCTGACTCCTTAGTATATGAGGAGGCAGACGCCTCTGCCACAACAGTGAGCTCTGAAATATCTGTGCACCTTGAAGTGGACATCTTTGCGCTGGCCCCTGGCAGTGCTGGGCAGGAGGACTCATGGGAAAACCGTGCGTCCCAGGGGCCGGAGGTCAAACCCACGCTCTCAGGGGAAGCTGCAAAAGTAGTGCGCTCAGGTGCGTCCGTAAGATCATCTAGTGGGCCCCAACCTCCTGTTCCAGAAGGtcttaatgaaacagaaatcGAACCAGAATGGGAAGCAGCACCTAAACAAGGTTTGACGGAGCCAG caatAGCAGCAAGCGAAGCAGGACAACCACCACCATATTCTAACATGTGGACCCTTTATTGTCTAACTGATATGAGTCAACAAAGtcgcccaccaccaccacctgcacCTGGGCCTTTCCCCCAAGCAACCCTCTATTTACCTAATTCTAAGGATCCACAGTTTCTGCAGCATCCACCAAAAGTTATTTCTCCAACTTATGTGATGATGGACAACAGCAAGAAGAGCAGTGCCCCGCCTTTTATTTTAGTGGGCGCAAATGTTCAGGCAGCACAGCATTGGAAGCCTGTTCCTGGACATGCTGTTCCCCAGTCAGATGCCTTGAAGAGACACACTGCAGTGCAAGTACCCATTGCTGTTCCTGCAGATCAGAAATTCCAGAAACACACCCCCAATCCCCAGAATGCTAATCCTCCTACAAGTGGACAAGATGTCCCCAGACCACAAAGTCCAGTTTCTGTTGCTTTCCCGGTAGAAGATGTAGCCAAAAAAGGTTCAGGATTTGGTGACAAACGTACTCCCTTTGGAAGTTACGGTATTGCTGGAGAAGTAACTGTGACTATTGCCAATGTTCGCACAGCAGAAACTCTGGCAG GTGCCAAAGATGACACTGTTTGA